The Nitrososphaera sp. genomic interval AAAACGATGTGCTGAACATGGCCACTTCGGGCGTAAAGAACAATACCTCGATGAATTTCGCCCTCTCGCCTGCCTCGGCCCCGGTTGCAGAGAACCAGACCAGCGGAGAATGGCGTGCAGAGCGGTCCAACGTCATCGTGACATGGACTCCCAGCCAGCTTGCTTCAGGCAAGGACAGCACGCTTCACCTTCAGTTCATTGATACGCAGGGCACGGGCCAGCAGATAAGCGGCAACGTCCACTATGACCTTACGGTCAAGGACATGGACGGCAATGTGGTGATTTCAAAACCGGGACTAGTTGCAAAAGGCGGCCAGGATACCCAGACACTGAACTTCCCCGCCGACAAGACGTACAGAACCGAAGCCAAGATAACATCCATTGATTATCAAAACCTTCCTTCCGACATCCGCGTGGATTACGCGAGGGGCGTCGTGGTGGTACCCGAATTCCCCGCAGGCTCCCTCATCGCCATAGCTGGCATAGTTGCTGCCGCAATAGCAGTCCAGAGGTTGGTAAAGAAAAATCCAGCATAGTCAGCCTGAGACCAGATAACAATAATTCAAAATGCTTGACCGGCTATGCAGTTTTTCTCACCTGCATAACCGGCCAAGCTGTTCCCCATCGGTTTGGTCGATGTAGCATTTCTATTCCTGAATCACAATTTAAATGTGCCGCCTCGCAGGCTACCGGATGTATGAGCTGAATCTGCAGTTGCCAGCGTTTATCTGCGTTGGATGCAGGGTCCAATAATTTCCAGAAATAGGTTTAAATGAGTACTGAGCATACAGATTTCGAATTGCCAGTCGTAGGGATTGATGACCTGGCTATTTACGTGCCCAAACTTTACATCGATTACAAGGATTTTGCTGAAGCCAGAGGCATTGACCCTCAAAAGCTTGAATACGGCATTGGCATCAGAAAGATGGCCATCGCCGACACTAACCAGGATCCAGCTTGCATGGCTGCCAACGCCTGCCTCAAGTTGATGCAGAGAAACCATCTGCACCCGCAAGATATAGGCAGGATTTATGTGGCAACCGAGTCATCGCTTGACGAGTCAAAGGCTCTCAATTCTTTCGTGGTTGGAATGCTCGAGCAGATCTACGGCGAGGGCTCGTTCGAGCATGCGGGCGGCATCGAATGCAAGTTTGCGTGCGTCAGCGGATCTTATGCGCTTTACGATAATGCAAACTGGATAAGGGCAGAGGAGAACAACGGCAAGGCAGCGATCGTTGTAGTCAGCGATATTGCAAAGTATGACATCGGCTCTTCGGGCGAGTACACCCAGGGCGCCGGAGCAGTCGCGCTTTTGATAAGCGAGAAGCCCCGCCTTCTCGCTTTTGACCAAAAAGTTGCTTCCACAACCATCAAAAACGAATATGACTTTTACCGGCCATTTGGCAAGGAAACTCCTCTGGTCAATGGAAGCTATTCCAACCTGCTATACCTCATTTCGGTCAGAAAGGCCTTTGACGCCTACAAGGAGAAGGCAATCAAGTCAGGTCTTTTGAAGCTCAAAGACGGCGAGTCCATTACTGACCATATTGATTTCTTTGCGGTGCACCTTCCGTATCGAAGGATGGGAGAAAAGGCCCTTGCATACCTTCTCAGGCACGAATGGAGGCATCTTCCAAGGTGGAGGAACGTCGTAAAGGAAATAAGCATGGAAGAGCCAGTTCCAAAGGATCCCAGGGGTACAATAGAATCGATACTTGCTGACACTCAGTTCATGAAGGCCGACGAGCAGTTCAGGCGCGGCTTTATGCAGACCTCTTTCTACAACGAGGTCTATGAAAGCAAGATGGCCAGTTCCCTTGAAGCATCGTCTATCATTGGCAACCTCTATACTGCTTCAATGTACATGGGCCTGCGTAGCCTCTTAGAGTTCGAGTATAACAAGGGGACCGACCTGTTCGACAAGCGGGTAGGATTTGGGTCATACGGCAGCGGTAGCAGCGCCATGGTCTTTAGCGGCATCATTCAGCCCGAGTACAAGGATGTCGTGAGCAGGATGGACCTCGAAGCTGACATTGGCTCGAGACAGAAGCTCTCCATAGAGCAGTATGAGAGGCTCCATAGAAACGAACGCGATTTCACCGACTCTGTCATCTGTCCTCACAGCGAGTTCGTGCTGGTAAAACTTGGCGGGAGCACCGCAGACAAGGCCGGCCTGCGAGAATACGATTACGTCAGCTAACGACCTTAAACTCGATTCCTTTCTGGTGCAGCAGATTGACAAGCCGCTGCGCGTGTTTTTCATCCTCGATTTCCAGGCTCAGGTAGACTCCGGCAGTGCCCGGCGGAATGTTTGAGCTGAGCCGGTCATGCTCCACTTCCACGATGTTCACGCTGAGCTCCGCGATTCCATCGACGACGTCTCTTAGCGCTCCCGGCTTGTCCGGAAGAAGGATGAATATCCTGAGCATCCTTCCCATCTGCATCAGTCCCTTTGCCACGATTTGTCCGAGGAGGTACATGTCGATGTTTCCTCCTGAAAGAATAGACACAATGTTTTCACCGGGTTGGTGCTGCCTGCCGTTTGACAGAAGGTACGCCAGGCTGGCTGCTCCCGCGGGCTCGACAACCAGCTTGGCCCTTTCCATGAGCAGAAACATCGTCTTTACGATTTCCATGTCTTCGACAAGTACAATGTCGTCCAGGTGCTTGCGGATGATT includes:
- a CDS encoding hydroxymethylglutaryl-CoA synthase, which produces MSTEHTDFELPVVGIDDLAIYVPKLYIDYKDFAEARGIDPQKLEYGIGIRKMAIADTNQDPACMAANACLKLMQRNHLHPQDIGRIYVATESSLDESKALNSFVVGMLEQIYGEGSFEHAGGIECKFACVSGSYALYDNANWIRAEENNGKAAIVVVSDIAKYDIGSSGEYTQGAGAVALLISEKPRLLAFDQKVASTTIKNEYDFYRPFGKETPLVNGSYSNLLYLISVRKAFDAYKEKAIKSGLLKLKDGESITDHIDFFAVHLPYRRMGEKALAYLLRHEWRHLPRWRNVVKEISMEEPVPKDPRGTIESILADTQFMKADEQFRRGFMQTSFYNEVYESKMASSLEASSIIGNLYTASMYMGLRSLLEFEYNKGTDLFDKRVGFGSYGSGSSAMVFSGIIQPEYKDVVSRMDLEADIGSRQKLSIEQYERLHRNERDFTDSVICPHSEFVLVKLGGSTADKAGLREYDYVS